In Bacillus sp. Cs-700, one genomic interval encodes:
- a CDS encoding DNA internalization-related competence protein ComEC/Rec2, with the protein MKGNLWVLALSSLLGVFSVDSYYAVSVSSILLIWLWKGKRGLLLLATLTFLLSFSYTVFTNSTNITSLKEGEVALNGKISSLPQVDGDSLSFEASTMNENLKVQYYLSSEVEKNDLRKLKVGHLCRLSGTLKPPSPLRIPSLFDYERYLYHKKIHWIYELNEKPTCLPHSKSLIVKIQQYRQKVVSDITVVFPIQLQGLAASLLVGDRSLLPPDVTDAYQELGLSHVLAVSGLHVGVIGGLFFWLMIRIGMTREKAYSTLFIFFPFYLVFTGGAPSVVRASLMAMTVVFSMRFQLKLNPLDGIAVACLITLFVNPYYAYHIGFQLSFLIAFALIVSSHTILKRYQHPFTQLLALSILAQVISFPLVIYHFHQISFISLGLNLIYVPFISIIVLPALLLLFLLQTLSVSFLFTVLSELLATLIGSIHRLFLFLSELNMNVVFGAISEGVLIISLGLCFFVVLLWERGSLMKASVFWSLYCGGLYISPYLNPNGEVTFIDVGQGDSILIMLPFQQQVILIDTGGKPSFGKEEMWRQRESTFNIGGDVVLPFLKSKGIRELDLLLLTHGDFDHVGGAKEILEGISIKRLLLDQGIEQTEVEANIMQIARTKSVPVSNAKVGQSWSVGKANFTVVQALQTKEENDGSIVLHASIGGYSWLLMGDVEAEGEHQLLAGRSLPKIDVVKVGHHGSATSSSSEFIDRVTPDIAIISVGEDNRYGHPDEDVLERYQKHGVSILRTDLNGTIRYTYRRNKKGSWSVMLNGK; encoded by the coding sequence ATGAAAGGAAACCTGTGGGTGCTAGCGCTTTCTTCGCTACTTGGTGTGTTCAGTGTTGATTCCTACTATGCCGTTTCTGTGAGTAGTATTTTGTTGATATGGTTATGGAAAGGTAAGAGAGGGCTACTATTGTTAGCTACTCTTACCTTCCTATTATCTTTTAGTTATACTGTTTTTACAAATAGCACCAATATCACCTCTTTAAAAGAAGGTGAAGTAGCCTTAAATGGGAAGATTTCTTCGTTGCCTCAAGTTGATGGTGATTCTCTTTCTTTTGAAGCTTCCACAATGAATGAGAATTTAAAGGTTCAGTATTATTTATCTTCAGAAGTGGAAAAGAATGATTTGAGAAAATTGAAAGTAGGTCACTTGTGTCGTTTATCAGGGACGCTGAAACCCCCATCACCCCTAAGAATTCCCTCTCTTTTTGACTACGAACGTTACCTTTATCATAAAAAAATTCACTGGATTTATGAACTTAATGAAAAACCAACTTGCTTACCACATTCCAAATCACTGATCGTTAAGATTCAACAATACCGGCAGAAAGTTGTCTCTGATATTACAGTTGTTTTTCCTATTCAACTTCAAGGGCTAGCGGCATCGTTACTTGTTGGCGATCGCAGCCTATTACCCCCTGATGTCACTGATGCTTATCAAGAATTAGGTTTGAGTCATGTTCTTGCTGTATCGGGTTTGCACGTTGGCGTCATAGGAGGCTTGTTTTTCTGGCTAATGATACGAATTGGTATGACGAGAGAAAAAGCGTATAGTACGCTTTTCATTTTTTTTCCTTTTTATCTTGTTTTTACAGGTGGTGCACCATCGGTCGTTAGAGCGTCTTTAATGGCTATGACAGTTGTTTTTAGTATGCGGTTTCAGTTAAAGCTTAATCCTCTTGATGGAATTGCGGTAGCTTGTTTAATAACACTATTTGTAAATCCTTATTATGCTTATCATATTGGATTTCAACTTTCTTTTCTTATTGCTTTTGCTTTAATCGTATCCTCTCATACGATCTTGAAGCGTTATCAACATCCCTTCACCCAACTTCTTGCTTTATCAATTCTCGCTCAAGTCATTTCTTTTCCTCTTGTTATTTATCACTTTCATCAAATTTCATTTATCAGTTTAGGATTGAACCTCATATATGTTCCATTTATTTCAATCATCGTTTTACCAGCTCTATTGCTTCTCTTCCTGTTACAAACGCTTTCTGTATCCTTTCTTTTTACGGTATTGTCTGAACTACTCGCTACGCTCATTGGGTCCATTCATCGTTTGTTTTTGTTTCTCTCGGAGTTAAACATGAATGTGGTTTTCGGAGCGATTTCAGAAGGTGTGCTAATTATTTCTTTAGGGCTTTGCTTTTTCGTCGTTCTGTTATGGGAGCGAGGGTCACTTATGAAAGCTAGTGTATTCTGGTCGCTTTATTGCGGTGGACTGTACATATCTCCTTATCTCAACCCAAATGGAGAGGTGACATTCATCGATGTTGGGCAGGGGGATAGTATTTTGATCATGCTCCCGTTTCAACAACAGGTTATTTTAATTGATACAGGCGGAAAACCGAGTTTTGGCAAAGAAGAAATGTGGCGACAAAGAGAGTCAACATTTAACATAGGGGGTGATGTTGTTCTCCCATTTTTAAAGTCGAAAGGTATTCGTGAGCTTGACTTATTGCTGCTTACTCATGGTGATTTTGATCATGTGGGTGGAGCGAAGGAGATTTTAGAAGGCATCTCTATAAAAAGATTGTTACTTGATCAAGGTATTGAACAAACGGAAGTCGAAGCGAATATAATGCAAATCGCACGAACAAAAAGTGTTCCTGTATCAAACGCAAAAGTAGGACAATCATGGAGCGTAGGGAAGGCGAATTTCACTGTTGTTCAGGCGTTACAGACGAAGGAAGAGAACGATGGGAGTATCGTTTTGCATGCAAGCATTGGCGGATATAGCTGGCTTTTAATGGGTGATGTGGAAGCGGAGGGAGAACATCAACTTCTTGCTGGTCGCTCTCTTCCAAAAATTGACGTGGTAAAAGTAGGCCATCATGGTAGCGCTACTTCTAGCTCATCAGAGTTCATTGACCGTGTCACTCCAGATATTGCGATCATATCAGTTGGGGAAGATAACCGTTATGGTCATCCTGATGAAGATGTATTAGAACGCTATCAAAAGCACGGTGTCTCTATTCTTCGAACCGACCTAAATGGCACGATCCGATACACATATCGAAGGAATAAAAAAGGAAGTTGGTCCGTGATGTTAAATGGAAAATAG
- a CDS encoding ComE operon protein 2 — translation MERISWDQYFMAQSHLLALRSTCTRLTVGATIVRDKRMIAGGYNGSVSGGVHCIDEGCYVIDNHCVRTIHAEMNAIIQCAKFGVQTTGAEIYVTHFPCINCCKAIIQAGIKTVIYAENYKNHPYAVELFEDAGVTVRQVELEEMILDTNSQEKLNLTADLLDKLSASGLDANEIRPLYEKASKLYGM, via the coding sequence ATGGAACGTATTTCGTGGGATCAGTATTTTATGGCCCAAAGCCATTTACTTGCTCTTAGAAGCACATGTACTCGTTTAACGGTTGGCGCAACAATTGTAAGAGATAAAAGGATGATTGCAGGTGGATACAATGGATCTGTATCAGGTGGCGTTCATTGTATTGACGAAGGGTGTTATGTAATCGACAATCATTGTGTTCGAACGATTCATGCTGAGATGAATGCCATTATTCAATGCGCTAAATTTGGTGTGCAAACAACCGGAGCTGAAATTTACGTCACTCATTTTCCTTGTATTAACTGCTGTAAAGCGATTATACAGGCAGGGATTAAAACAGTGATTTATGCAGAGAATTATAAAAATCATCCTTATGCGGTTGAGCTATTTGAAGATGCTGGCGTAACAGTCAGACAAGTTGAACTAGAAGAGATGATCCTTGATACGAATAGTCAAGAAAAGCTTAATTTAACTGCAGATTTATTGGACAAACTTTCAGCGTCAGGTCTTGATGCAAATGAAATAAGGCCATTATATGAGAAAGCTTCCAAACTATACGGTATGTAA
- a CDS encoding helix-hairpin-helix domain-containing protein — protein MKYLKAFNTREKVLLSIILLAVGMAVFFYYDLPKGEEDQFVFEEEVEEGGEDKEVSLSSQESEVTIVLVDVKGAVVTPGVYEVSANGRVKDVIQKAGGFLEEADQAQLNLAGKVIDEMMIYVPIKGETTVSAGSVTAESGLISINKADLIELQELPGIGPAKAEAIIQYREENGPFSASEDLQNISGIGEKTFEKLKDLITVQ, from the coding sequence ATGAAGTATCTGAAAGCGTTTAATACAAGGGAGAAAGTTCTTCTCAGTATCATTTTGTTAGCAGTTGGAATGGCTGTATTCTTTTATTACGATTTACCTAAAGGCGAGGAAGACCAGTTTGTGTTTGAAGAAGAAGTAGAGGAGGGGGGAGAAGACAAAGAAGTTTCTCTGTCTTCTCAAGAAAGTGAGGTAACGATTGTGCTCGTAGATGTAAAGGGGGCCGTGGTCACACCAGGTGTGTACGAAGTTAGTGCGAATGGGCGTGTGAAAGATGTTATTCAGAAGGCTGGTGGGTTTCTTGAAGAAGCAGATCAAGCTCAGCTGAACCTCGCTGGTAAAGTGATCGATGAGATGATGATTTACGTTCCTATAAAAGGAGAAACCACAGTGTCTGCTGGAAGTGTGACTGCCGAGTCAGGACTTATTTCCATCAATAAGGCGGATCTTATTGAGCTTCAAGAACTTCCGGGTATTGGACCAGCAAAAGCAGAAGCGATTATTCAATATAGGGAAGAAAATGGTCCTTTCAGTGCTAGTGAGGATTTACAAAATATTAGTGGAATAGGAGAAAAAACGTTTGAAAAGTTAAAGGACCTCATAACGGTTCAATGA
- the comER gene encoding late competence protein ComER → MKIGVIGTGNMGTILVSSFIDSCAVIPSHLTIVNRSSEKTSKLKQQYPSLNVVKSADEVVKKSDMIFICVKPHEYFPLLKKIRSNLKQQQLIVSITSPIKVSEIESFVTCDVARAIPSITNRALSGASLVTFGSRCSEANKVKLLYLMSQISTPIETDEDITRVSSDIVSCGPAFLSYLIQQFIEGAVTETNISNEQATILATEMLIGMGKLLEKDYFSLETLQRKVTVKGGVTGEGLKVLEAETGEMFHHLIQSTHRKFKEDREGIKVQFKEESKQK, encoded by the coding sequence TTGAAAATCGGTGTCATAGGTACCGGCAATATGGGGACGATTCTTGTATCTTCCTTTATTGATTCTTGCGCCGTAATACCTTCCCATCTCACAATTGTAAATCGCTCAAGTGAAAAGACTTCGAAACTTAAACAGCAATATCCTTCACTAAATGTTGTCAAAAGTGCAGATGAAGTGGTTAAAAAATCTGATATGATTTTTATTTGTGTCAAACCTCATGAATATTTTCCGCTATTAAAAAAGATACGCTCTAATTTAAAACAACAGCAGCTAATCGTTTCCATCACAAGCCCAATTAAGGTGAGTGAGATTGAATCATTCGTTACTTGTGACGTAGCTAGAGCTATTCCAAGTATTACGAACAGAGCTCTTAGTGGCGCATCACTTGTTACGTTCGGAAGTCGTTGTTCTGAAGCAAACAAAGTAAAGCTACTTTATCTGATGTCACAAATTTCTACGCCAATTGAAACAGACGAGGATATCACAAGGGTTTCTTCTGATATTGTGAGTTGTGGCCCAGCTTTTCTAAGTTATTTGATTCAACAATTTATTGAAGGAGCAGTGACAGAAACAAACATATCAAATGAGCAAGCTACGATCCTTGCCACAGAAATGCTCATTGGTATGGGGAAGCTACTTGAAAAAGATTATTTTTCTTTAGAAACTTTACAGCGAAAGGTAACCGTCAAAGGTGGCGTTACAGGAGAGGGATTAAAGGTTCTTGAAGCAGAAACTGGAGAGATGTTTCATCATTTGATTCAGAGCACTCATAGAAAGTTTAAGGAAGATCGCGAAGGAATTAAAGTACAATTCAAGGAAGAGTCGAAGCAGAAATAG
- a CDS encoding class I SAM-dependent methyltransferase: MQSYERFSYVYDRLMEEAPYGEWVDLVKKEVATGKVLDLGSGTGECSINLAQVGFDVTAVDLSEHMLSVAQDKAIREKLPIKFLQQDMRELETGELYDVVTIFCDSLNYVTDREGVKATLSNVYQHLKQGGVLLFDVHSLYKVQSLFVDNTFASSEDDISYIWNSFAGAEEGAVEHELSFFVENEEGLYERFDEIHYQRTFAIDEYLAWLREVGFENISVTSDFTTLEPTPSSERLFFRAVK, from the coding sequence ATGCAATCATATGAACGCTTTTCTTATGTTTACGATCGTTTAATGGAAGAAGCTCCATATGGTGAATGGGTGGATCTTGTCAAAAAGGAAGTAGCAACTGGAAAAGTTCTCGATCTGGGCTCAGGAACAGGAGAATGTTCCATTAATCTTGCTCAAGTTGGTTTTGATGTTACAGCTGTGGATCTTTCTGAGCATATGCTCTCTGTAGCTCAGGATAAAGCTATTCGTGAAAAGCTTCCAATCAAGTTTCTACAGCAGGATATGCGAGAGCTTGAAACTGGAGAATTGTATGATGTTGTTACAATTTTTTGTGATTCGTTGAACTATGTGACAGACAGAGAAGGTGTGAAAGCAACCTTATCAAACGTATATCAGCACCTGAAACAGGGTGGTGTATTATTATTTGATGTTCACTCTCTTTATAAAGTACAAAGCCTTTTTGTTGATAACACCTTTGCAAGTAGTGAAGATGATATATCTTATATATGGAATAGCTTTGCTGGAGCAGAAGAAGGCGCTGTTGAGCATGAGCTCAGCTTCTTTGTTGAAAATGAAGAAGGACTTTATGAACGGTTTGATGAAATTCATTACCAAAGAACGTTTGCAATCGATGAATATCTAGCCTGGCTAAGAGAAGTAGGCTTTGAAAATATTTCGGTGACATCTGATTTTACAACTTTAGAGCCAACACCGTCATCCGAGCGTTTATTTTTTAGAGCTGTTAAATAG
- the rsfS gene encoding ribosome silencing factor: protein MNEKQMISLAAKAADDKRAEDIVALNMNGVSLIADYFLICHGNSEKQVQAIAKEIKDQALEQGMDIKRLEGYDQARWVLVDLGSVIVHIFHKDERHYYNLEKLWGDAPHLPLEEILA, encoded by the coding sequence ATGAATGAGAAGCAAATGATTAGCCTTGCTGCAAAAGCAGCTGACGATAAAAGAGCAGAAGATATCGTTGCCCTTAATATGAATGGAGTTTCATTAATTGCGGACTACTTTTTAATATGTCACGGTAATTCAGAAAAACAAGTTCAAGCAATCGCTAAAGAAATTAAAGATCAGGCATTAGAACAAGGGATGGATATAAAGAGACTGGAAGGTTATGATCAGGCGCGCTGGGTTCTTGTTGACTTAGGCAGCGTTATTGTTCATATTTTTCATAAAGATGAACGCCATTATTATAACCTTGAGAAGCTTTGGGGAGATGCGCCACATTTACCACTTGAGGAAATTCTAGCGTAA
- the yqeK gene encoding bis(5'-nucleosyl)-tetraphosphatase (symmetrical) YqeK, with product MNRTEALKLVKPHLTEHRYVHTIGVMDTAVDLAEKYGADPQRTEIAAIFHDYAKFRPKEEMRQIIIDQSFNEDLLEYSSELWHAPVGAYLVRYEIGINDEEILNAIKYHTSGRPYMTLMDKCVFIADYIEPGRSFPGVDEVREVVQKDLDQAIALSLRNTVQFLMKKNQPIYPATFLTYNSIVKSLNA from the coding sequence ATGAATCGAACTGAAGCCTTAAAGCTTGTTAAGCCTCATTTAACAGAACATCGCTATGTTCATACGATTGGGGTAATGGATACTGCTGTTGATCTTGCTGAAAAATATGGGGCTGATCCACAAAGGACCGAAATTGCAGCTATTTTTCATGATTATGCCAAGTTTCGACCTAAAGAAGAAATGCGTCAAATCATTATTGATCAATCGTTTAATGAAGATTTGCTCGAGTACTCATCCGAACTCTGGCACGCTCCAGTCGGAGCTTATTTAGTACGCTATGAGATTGGCATCAATGACGAAGAGATTCTAAACGCAATCAAATACCATACCTCTGGACGTCCTTATATGACGTTAATGGATAAGTGTGTGTTTATTGCTGATTACATTGAACCTGGCAGATCATTTCCTGGTGTAGATGAGGTTAGAGAAGTTGTCCAAAAAGATCTTGATCAAGCTATTGCGTTGTCTCTCAGGAATACTGTGCAGTTTTTAATGAAAAAGAATCAGCCTATTTATCCGGCGACATTCTTAACATATAACAGCATTGTAAAATCGTTGAACGCCTGA
- a CDS encoding nicotinate-nucleotide adenylyltransferase, producing MTEGKKLRVGLLGGTFDPPHLGHLTIAQGVLETCKLDEIWFMPSHRPPHKNGNAITENHQRMKMTQLAIDGNPHFKLSLIEFERNDRSYTIDTIEILKENFPHIDFYFIIGGDMIEDLPNWHRIDELSRMITFIGVNRPGYHPDKERYHVSLIDVPQIDVSSTELRRNLHDKKSGRYLLPESVRTFIAEEGLYESN from the coding sequence ATGACTGAAGGAAAAAAGTTGAGAGTCGGCTTACTTGGAGGGACATTTGACCCCCCTCATCTTGGACATTTAACGATTGCACAGGGAGTACTCGAGACATGTAAACTTGATGAAATCTGGTTTATGCCGAGCCATCGTCCGCCACATAAAAACGGTAATGCCATTACTGAAAATCATCAAAGGATGAAGATGACTCAGTTAGCGATTGATGGAAATCCTCATTTTAAGCTTTCTTTAATTGAGTTTGAACGTAATGATCGCTCATATACGATTGATACCATTGAAATATTGAAAGAAAATTTCCCACATATCGATTTTTACTTTATTATTGGTGGAGACATGATTGAGGATTTACCGAACTGGCATCGAATAGATGAATTGTCTCGTATGATTACGTTCATTGGGGTTAACCGTCCGGGGTATCATCCGGATAAAGAACGTTACCATGTTTCGCTCATTGATGTTCCTCAAATTGATGTTTCATCAACTGAATTAAGAAGAAATTTACATGACAAAAAGAGTGGAAGGTATTTACTTCCCGAATCCGTCCGAACTTTTATTGCAGAGGAGGGATTATATGAATCGAACTGA
- the yhbY gene encoding ribosome assembly RNA-binding protein YhbY, which produces MLTGKQKRFLRAKANRLNPIFQVGKGGVNENMTKQIEEALEARELIKVSILQNCEDDRNSVGEQLSTETGAELVQIIGNMIVLYKESEENKEIILP; this is translated from the coding sequence ATGTTAACAGGTAAACAAAAACGTTTTTTACGCGCAAAAGCAAATCGTCTCAATCCTATTTTTCAAGTAGGAAAAGGTGGCGTTAATGAGAATATGACGAAGCAAATTGAGGAAGCTTTAGAGGCTAGAGAGCTTATTAAAGTAAGCATTCTTCAAAATTGTGAAGATGATCGTAATAGTGTAGGAGAGCAATTGTCCACTGAAACTGGAGCGGAGCTTGTTCAAATTATCGGAAATATGATTGTACTGTATAAAGAATCTGAAGAGAATAAAGAAATTATTCTTCCATAA
- the aroE gene encoding shikimate dehydrogenase — protein MGKLYGLIGHPVGHSMSPLMHNGEFKALGLSHHYQAFDLSPEQLEDGVEAMKMLDIQGFNVTIPHKVAIIPLLDEVEQEALDIGAVNTVYKRDGKYIGTNTDGKGYLLSLLTLMKVKDLKNKRVLVIGAGGAARAVAVSLSRAGVLSLTIANRTLEKAENLTSVCHAYTTANATTLQEAQVMLTHFDIIINTTSIGMSPHLDRMPLSVEDLNKGTVVSDLIYNPLETKWMRLSKQKGAVTDNGISMFVEQGALAFEKWTGETPDRERMRNAVLKELGGYSC, from the coding sequence ATGGGGAAACTATATGGACTTATTGGTCATCCTGTTGGACACTCGATGTCACCACTTATGCATAATGGTGAATTTAAAGCGCTTGGTTTGTCACATCACTATCAAGCGTTTGATCTTTCACCTGAACAGTTAGAGGATGGCGTAGAGGCTATGAAAATGCTTGATATTCAGGGATTCAACGTGACCATTCCTCATAAAGTCGCCATTATTCCATTACTTGATGAGGTCGAGCAAGAAGCCCTTGATATCGGTGCTGTTAATACAGTTTACAAGCGTGATGGTAAATATATTGGCACAAACACAGATGGAAAAGGTTACTTACTCTCTTTACTTACTCTAATGAAAGTAAAGGATCTTAAGAACAAAAGAGTCCTTGTGATTGGAGCAGGCGGGGCCGCACGTGCCGTAGCTGTTAGCCTTTCTAGGGCTGGTGTGCTTTCCTTAACGATCGCAAACCGTACCCTTGAGAAGGCGGAAAATCTAACAAGTGTATGTCACGCCTATACAACAGCAAACGCCACAACACTGCAAGAAGCACAAGTGATGCTTACTCACTTTGATATTATTATTAACACAACATCAATAGGAATGAGCCCACATCTTGATCGGATGCCTTTATCCGTAGAGGATTTGAATAAGGGAACAGTGGTAAGTGATCTTATTTATAATCCGCTTGAAACAAAATGGATGCGACTTTCAAAACAAAAAGGTGCTGTCACAGATAATGGGATTTCTATGTTTGTTGAACAGGGGGCGCTAGCTTTTGAAAAATGGACAGGGGAAACGCCCGATCGAGAAAGAATGAGAAATGCGGTTTTAAAAGAGTTAGGAGGATATTCATGTTAA
- the yqeH gene encoding ribosome biogenesis GTPase YqeH, whose translation MENEQIICAGCGVHIQTEDKNALGYAPPSALKRDVIICQRCFRLKHYNEIQDVSLTDDDFLKILNEISQTDALIVKIVDIFDFNGSWLPGIQRFAGGNPVLLVGNKVDLLPKSVNRAKLVKWMQTSSKENGLKPADVMLMSADKGDGVMDVAAEIDRLRDGRDVYIIGCTNVGKSTFVNRLIHEFGGDEEQMITTSQFPGTTLDLIDIPLDDGNTLYDTPGIINHHQMAHFVNAEELKLISPKKEIKPKVFQLNEGQTLFFGGLSRLDFVEGGRQSFICHVSNDLYIHRTKIEKADELYRDHLGELLYPPGDQTKKELPSLIGHELRIKEEKMDIVFSGLGWVTVSGKGTTVKAYAPEGVGVSIRKSLI comes from the coding sequence TTGGAAAATGAACAAATCATTTGTGCTGGATGTGGCGTACACATTCAAACAGAAGATAAGAACGCATTAGGCTATGCGCCGCCTTCTGCGCTTAAACGTGATGTGATTATCTGTCAGCGCTGTTTTCGTTTGAAGCATTATAATGAAATTCAAGACGTTTCGTTGACCGATGATGATTTTTTAAAGATTCTAAATGAAATTAGTCAGACGGATGCTCTTATTGTCAAAATTGTTGATATTTTTGATTTTAACGGGAGCTGGTTACCAGGTATTCAAAGATTTGCGGGTGGAAATCCCGTATTATTAGTTGGAAACAAGGTGGACCTACTGCCTAAATCTGTGAACAGAGCAAAGTTAGTGAAATGGATGCAAACAAGTTCAAAAGAAAATGGACTAAAGCCAGCAGATGTGATGTTAATGAGTGCAGACAAAGGCGACGGTGTAATGGACGTTGCTGCTGAAATTGATCGCTTAAGGGATGGAAGAGACGTTTATATTATTGGCTGTACGAATGTAGGGAAATCAACATTTGTAAACCGTTTGATCCACGAGTTTGGTGGCGATGAAGAACAGATGATCACAACAAGTCAATTCCCAGGGACTACGCTCGATTTAATTGATATTCCACTTGATGATGGCAATACCTTATATGACACTCCAGGAATTATTAATCATCATCAGATGGCTCATTTCGTAAATGCTGAAGAATTAAAGTTAATTAGCCCTAAAAAAGAGATAAAACCAAAGGTATTCCAATTAAATGAAGGGCAGACCCTTTTCTTTGGAGGACTTTCACGTCTTGACTTTGTGGAAGGTGGAAGGCAGTCCTTTATTTGTCATGTTTCGAACGATCTCTATATTCACCGTACGAAGATTGAGAAAGCTGATGAGCTCTACCGAGACCACCTTGGAGAACTTCTGTATCCACCTGGTGATCAAACGAAAAAAGAGCTTCCTTCTTTAATTGGGCATGAGCTTCGAATTAAAGAAGAAAAAATGGATATTGTTTTTTCAGGACTTGGATGGGTTACCGTATCTGGAAAGGGTACAACTGTTAAAGCATATGCTCCTGAAGGTGTCGGCGTCTCAATCAGAAAATCACTAATTTAG
- a CDS encoding YqeG family HAD IIIA-type phosphatase: MLNNFLPNEHVQDIFQISPELLKERGVKGIITDLDNTLVEWDRADATPELLKWFQQMSDEGILVTIVSNNNKTRVEKFASPAKVPFIYEARKPMTKAFRKALKDMKLKAEDTVVIGDQIFTDVVGGNRMGLHTILVVPVAKTDGFFTKFNRRMESVFLAYMKRKGKINWEE; the protein is encoded by the coding sequence TTGTTAAATAATTTTTTGCCAAATGAACATGTGCAAGACATCTTTCAAATAAGCCCGGAGCTACTTAAAGAACGTGGTGTGAAAGGTATAATCACAGATCTTGATAACACTCTTGTTGAGTGGGATCGAGCTGATGCTACGCCTGAATTATTAAAATGGTTTCAACAAATGAGTGACGAAGGTATTCTCGTTACCATCGTTTCAAATAATAATAAGACTAGAGTGGAGAAGTTCGCTTCCCCTGCGAAGGTACCATTTATATATGAAGCTAGGAAGCCAATGACAAAGGCATTTCGTAAAGCTTTAAAGGACATGAAGCTGAAAGCCGAAGATACTGTTGTCATCGGAGATCAGATCTTTACAGATGTAGTTGGAGGAAATCGAATGGGACTTCATACCATTTTAGTTGTTCCAGTAGCTAAAACGGATGGGTTCTTTACGAAATTTAATAGAAGAATGGAAAGTGTGTTCCTTGCTTATATGAAGCGTAAAGGGAAGATAAATTGGGAGGAATAG
- a CDS encoding sporulation histidine kinase inhibitor Sda, with the protein MEKLSDDLLIESFYKAKELKLSSEFIHLIQREIQRRRLDKQVSMLGV; encoded by the coding sequence ATGGAAAAGTTATCAGATGACTTGTTGATTGAATCCTTTTATAAGGCAAAGGAACTTAAACTTAGTAGTGAATTTATTCACCTTATTCAACGTGAAATACAGAGACGCAGACTCGATAAACAAGTTTCTATGCTTGGGGTATAA